A single genomic interval of Saccharomyces kudriavzevii IFO 1802 strain IFO1802 genome assembly, chromosome: 3 harbors:
- the ADH7 gene encoding NADP-dependent alcohol dehydrogenase (similar to Saccharomyces cerevisiae ADH7 (YCR105W)): MPYPEKFQGVGISNAEDWKHPTLVTFDPKPFCDHDVDIEIEACGICGSDFHIAAGNWGPVPKNQVLGHEIIGRVVKVGPKCHTGIKLGDRVGVGAQALACLECERCKSDNEQYCTIDHVLTMWTPYKDGYIAQGGFASHVRLHEHFAIPIPENIPSPLAAPLLCGGITVFSPLLRNGCGPGKKVGIVGIGGIGHMGILLAKAMGAEVYAFSRGHSKKEDSMRLGADHYIATLEDKDWTEKYFTTLDLLVVCSSSLSEVNFDSVIKVMKIGGSIVSIAAPEHGEKLVLQPLGLMGVSISSSAIGSRKEIEQLLKLVSEKNVKIWVEELPISGAGVHQAFTRMEKGDVKYRFTLVDYDKEFHK, from the coding sequence atgCCTTATCCAGAAAAGTTCCAAGGTGTCGGTATATCCAACGCAGAAGATTGGAAGCACCCTACATTGGTGACTTTCGATCCTAAACCTTTTTGTGACCACGATGTTGATATTGAAATCGAGGCCTGTGGTATCTGCGGATCAGATTTTCACATAGCAGCTGGTAATTGGGGTCCAGTTCCGAAAAACCAAGTTCTTGGACATGAAATAATTGGTCGCGTGGTAAAGGTAGGTCCCAAGTGCCATACGGGAATAAAACTTGGAGACCGTGTTGGTGTTGGTGCCCAAGCTTTGGCATGTCTTGAATGCGAACGTTGCAAAAGTGATAATGAACAATATTGCACTATTGACCATGTTCTGACCATGTGGACGCCATACAAGGACGGCTACATCGCACAAGGGGGCTTTGCATCCCACGTGAGACTCCATGAGCATTTTGCTATTCCAATTCCAGAGAACATTCCAAGTCCATTGGCCGCTCCGTTATTGTGTGGTGGTATTACTGTGTTCTCTCCGCTATTAAGAAACGGCTGTGGTCCAGGTAAGAAGGTAGGGATTGTGGGTATCGGTGGTATTGGTCATATGGGTATTCTGTTAGCAAAGGCCATGGGTGCCGAGGTTTATGCGTTCTCGCGTGGCCACTCCAAGAAGGAGGACTCTATGAGACTTGGTGCTGATCATTATATTGCCACGTTAGAGGATAAGGACTGGACAGAAAAATACTTCACTACTTTGGATCTTCTTGTCGTCTGTTCGTCATCTCTGTCTGAGGTTAATTTTGACAGTGTCATAAAGGTGATGAAGATTGGGGGTTCTATAGTTTCTATTGCTGCTCCAGAACACGGTGAGAAACTTGTACTACAACCATTGGGCCTGATGGGAGTTTCAATCTCCAGCAGCGCTATTGGCtccagaaaagaaattgaacaaCTGTTGAAGCTAGTTTCCGAAAAGAATGTCAAGATATGGGTGGAAGAACTTCCAATTAGCGGAGCAGGCGTTCATCAAGCTTTTACAAGAATGGAAAAAGGTGATGTCAAATATAGATTCACTTTAGTCGACTATGACAAGGAGTTCCATAAGTAG
- the SKDI03G0050 gene encoding SRP1/TIP1 family protein, producing the protein MVKLTSIAAGVAALAAGASATTTLAQSDERVNLVELGVYVSDIRAHLAQYYLFQAAHPTETYPVEVAQAVFNYGDFTTMLTGIAPDQVTRMITGVPWYSTRLRPAISSALSADGIYTIAN; encoded by the coding sequence atggtcaaattaacttcaatcgctgctggtgtGGCCGCTCTAGCTGCTGGTGCCtctgccaccaccaccctagctcaatccgacgaaagagtcaacttggttgaGTTGGGTGTCTACgtttctgatatcagagctcacttggcccaatactacttgttccaagccgCCCACCCAACTGAAACCTACCCAGTTGAAGTCGCTCAAGCTGTCTTCAACTACGGTGACTTCACCACCATGTTGACCGGTATTGCTCCAGACCAAGTgaccagaatgatcactGGTGTTCCATGGTACTCTACCAGATTGAGACCAGCCATCTCTAGCGCTTTATCTGCAGACGGTATTTACACCATCGCTAACTAG